A genomic region of Alnus glutinosa chromosome 11, dhAlnGlut1.1, whole genome shotgun sequence contains the following coding sequences:
- the LOC133882033 gene encoding G-type lectin S-receptor-like serine/threonine-protein kinase At2g19130: MTSKPWLLFVLLLILSYYTSCFSVAGDTLSAGQSLSVGDTLLSQGSKFELGFFSPGSSLKFYLGIWYKFYLDESYKNFNEKNAVWVANRENPLSDPSSLRLNLSEDGNLLLFGSSSNIPFWSTNLTFTGSNLTEAVLRDDGNFVLRDRSNPSTIFWESFDHPTDTWLPGAKLGIDKVTGKPKQLISWKNKEDPAPGVFSFGLDPNGSNQYFLEWNRSQIYWSSGVWNGKTQNFAFVPELTSNVLVLNFSFVSNENETYFTYYLYDPSYRSKFAMKSTGNIQLLAWLSGPL; encoded by the coding sequence ATGACGAGTAAGCCATGGCTCTTATTTGTTCTGCTTCTAATCCTCTCTTATTACACATCATGCTTCTCCGTAGCTGGTGATACCCTTTCGGCAGGTCAGTCTCTTTCAGTGGGCGACACCTTATTATCTCAAGGTAGCAAGTTTGAGCTCGGTTTCTTCTCACCAGGCAGTTCATTAAAATTCTACCTGGGCATATGGTATAAATTTTATTTGGATGAATcgtataaaaattttaatgagAAGAACGCTGTTTGGGTAGCAAATAGAGAAAACCCTTTGTCTGACCCATCTTCCTTAAGACTTAACCTCTCAGAAGATGGCAATCTACTCCTATTTGGGAGTTCCTCCAACATCCCATTTTGGTCGACAAATTTGACATTTACCGGGTCAAATTTAACTGAAGCAGTACTTCGTGATGATgggaattttgttttgagagatAGGTCAAACCCGTCTACTATATTTTGGGAAAGTTTCGACCATCCAACCGACACATGGCTGCCAGGTGCAAAGCTTGGGATTGATAAGGTTACTGGAAAACCAAAGCAGCTCATCTcatggaaaaataaagaagatccagcacctGGTGTGTTCTCGTTCGGGCTAGACCCAAATGGAAGCAATCAATATTTCTTAGAGTGGAACAGATCCCAAATCTATTGGAGTTCTGGAGTTTGGAATGGAAAAACTCAAAACTTTGCCTTTGTTCCTGAGTTGACATCGAATGTTCTGGTCCTCAACTTCAGTTTTGTGTCAAATGAAAATGAAACATATTTTACTTATTATCTTTATGATCCTTCTTACCGTTCTAAATTTGCGATGAAGTCTACAGGAAATATCCAGCTATTGGCGTGGCTGTCTGGCCCTTTGTAA